In the Azospirillum humicireducens genome, TGTGTCCCTGTCGAACCTGTCGCAGCAGGGCGGGGAGAAGATGGAACAGGCGACGGCATCCGCCAACCAGGTGTCGGCCGACACCCAGGCCGTCGCAACGGCGACCGGCCAGCTTGCAGGTTCGATCAACGAGATCGCCCAGCGGATCGGCGAGGCGGCCGCCATCTCCAACCGCGCGGCTGACGAGACCGGCCGGGCCGACACGATGGTCCAGGGGCTGGCGGAGACGGCCAGCAAGATCGGAACGGTGGTCAAGCTGATCCAGGACATCGCCAGCCAGACCAATCTGCTGGCGCTGAATGCCACCATCGAGGCCGCCCGCGCAGGCGAGGCCGGAAAGGGCTTCGCCGTCGTTGCCGGCGAGGTCAAGAATCTTGCCAACCAGACCGCCAAGGCGACCGAGGACATCACCGGACAGATCGCGCTGGTTCAGGACCAGACCCGGCAAACGGTTGAAGCGATCAAGAACATCGGCGTGGTGATTTCGCAGGTCCGCGAGATCTCGTCCGCCATCGCCGCAGGAACCGAACAGCAGGGGGCGACCACGCACGATATTGCCCAACGGGTGCGGTCGGTGGCGGACGGCACCCGGATGGTCGCCACCCACATCGACACGGTCGCAGCCGCCGCGGCGAAGAGCGGGGTGATGTCGGCAGAGGTGTTGGCATCCGCAAACAGTCTCAGCGGAACCTTCGATCTGCTGGAAGGCAAGGTCAAGGAATTCGCCGCCACCGACAGAAGGTAGACCTGCGGCCATCGCCGGCACCCCGCTTCCGCTTGCCGCGAGGATCGGGCCGGGGCCGGCTGTGACCATCGTAGGTCCGGACTGTTAAGGTGATGTTCCGATACCCAATTGGATGGTCTGCACGGGATAGCGGGGCATCCCCCGTTCGGACCTGCCCCTTGGATTAACGCGGGCAATGGCGGGAGGCGACATGGCGACGCGGCGGTTGGATAGGGAAGACCACGTCCGGAAACATCTGGCGCTGATGCTGCAGGATTGGCAGGAGCAGACCGGCCGCGACATGGCGACCGCGACCGCCGACCAGCGACTCCAGCACTGCACGACCCTGCTGATCGATCTGCTGGGCGAGGCCGAGCGGGCGGACGAAGCCGCCACCGCCGAAAGTTGACGTGTGGTTGGGACGCACCGGAGCAGCCCAGGGGCGGCCCCGGTGCGCCCCCATCCTTACTGCGGCGCCATGCGGATGGCGCCGTCCAGGCGGATGACGTCGCCGTTCAGCATCTCGTTCTCCAGGATGTGCTGGACGAGACGGGCATACTCCTCCGGCTTGCCGAAGCGCTTGGGGAATGGGACGGTGGCGGCAAGGCTGTCCTGCACCTCCTGCGGCATGTTCAACAGCATCGGCGTGCCGATCAGGCCGGGGGCCACCGTCATCACGCGGATGCCGTTGCGGGCGAGGTCGCGCGCCGCGCAGATGGTCAGGGCGACGATGCCGCCCTTCGACGCGGCATAGGCGGCCTGCCCGATCTGCCCCTCATAGGCGGCGACGGAGGCGGTGTTCACGATCACCCCGCGCTCGCCGCTGTCCAGCGGATCCAGCTTCGCCATGTCGGCCGCGGCCAGCCGCAGGATGTTGAAGCTGCCGATCAGGTTCACCTCGATCACCGAGCGGAAATTCTCCAGCGGCATCGGGCCGTCGCGGCCAACGATGCGCTGGGCCGGGGCGATGCCGGCGCAGTTCACCGCGATCCGGGCAGGTCCATGGGCGGAGCGCGCCTGATCGAACGCCCGCTCGGCCGACGCGCCATCGGTCACGTCGCAGACCAGGCCCAGCCCGCCGATCTCGTGCGCGGTCTTCAGCACCGCGTCCTCGTTGACGTCCAGCACAGTCACCTTGGCGCCGAGCCCGGCCAGATGACGCGCCGTCGCCGCCCCCATGCCCGAGGCGCCGCCGGTGACGATTGCGGACAGACCCTGGATGTTCATGGCATCTCCTCCTTAATTGCGGCCGGTCCGTACGGAGCGCCGGCCTTGTGTCCAACAGGCTGCGATCGCACTTGTTGTTTGCCGGATGGCTTTGTTTACCAGATGGCCGCCACACCATACCACACCGTATGGTGGGGACGCACCAGGGTGGCGATCCGCGCCGGCTTTGACGCCGGCGGTTTTCTCAAGAAGTGACCAGATCCCGGAGGGTTTCAGCGTCCATGACAGCATCCGTTCCCACCGGTACCGAACTGACGATCACCGATCCCGAGCGGGTTGCGCAGGACGAGCGGCTGGTCCGCCGCAGCTTCTGGCTGAAGCTGCGCGCCAACCTGCATCGCATTCCCTTCCTGGAAGATCTGCTGGCCGCCTATTTCTGCGCAACCGATCCGGCAACACCCTATCGGGCGAAGGGAATACTGTTGGCAGCGTTGGCTTACTTCATCCTGCCGGTGGATGTCGTGCCCGACTGGCTGCTGATCGCCGGCTTCACCGACGATGCCGCGGTTCTGGCCGCCGCCATCCAGACGGTGCGCGCCAACCTGACCCCGGCCCACTGGGCCCGCGCGAAGGAGACGCTGCGTGCCGAGGCGTCCGGCAGCGAAACGGAACTGCCCGGCTAACCGGCCACCGTCCTGGTGGCCCGGCTTGCGGCCTTGCGCTCGTCCACCGCATCGCGGTGCATGGTGTAGAGCGCCGACCCGGCGATCACCAGCGCGCCCATCCACCCCCACGCATCCATGGTCTGCCCGAAGGCGAGCCACGCCACCAGCGCGGTGAAGGGCAACCGGGCATAGTCGTAGGGCATCATCGCCGATGATTCGGCCAGTGACAGCGCCTTCGTCATCGCCAGCTGGCCGAGGGTCAGCACTCCGCCCAGAAGCGCCAGCGCGCCAAGCATGCTCCAACTCGGCCAGGTCCAGACGAACAGAGCCGGCACCAGGGCCATCGGAGTGACCAGCAGGCCAAGGAAGGTGACGATGACCAAAGCGTTGTCCCTGCGGCTGAGCATCCGCATCTGCAGCACGGTGACGGCGGCGGCAAGGCAGTGCACGAACAGCGCCAGGAAAGCCAGATCGACCGGTGCGGCGCCCGGCCGCAGCACAATCACCACCCCGGCGAAGCCTGCACAGACCGCCGCCCAGCGCCGCAACCGCACCCGCTCCCCCAGGATCAGCGCCGCACCCGCCGTGACGAACAGCGGAATGGCGAAGCTGACCGACGTTGCCGTCGGCAACGGGATATGGGCGATGGCGTAGAACCATCCGGCCATTGCACACAGGCTGGTCAGCGCCCGCGTCACATAGGGCACCAGCCGCCGTTCCGCCAGCACCGACCGGCAGGCCGGCATCCCCGCCGTCAGCGCCCAGGGCAGCATCCACAGCAGGCTGAACAGGTTGCGGAAGAACACGACCTCCAGCGGGTCCATGACGGTGGAAGCCCAGCGAACGGCCGAATTGCCGATCCCGAACAGCAGCGCCGACAACAGCATGAAGCCGGCCCCCAGCAGCAGCCGGTTCGCCGGCGCCCGCAGACCGGGTCCCGCATTGACGGGGGAAGAGGCTGAGACGGTCACGGTCAATCGTCCCTGGAGAGCCAATTGGTAGAAGAGATCCGCGGATGGCCGCGGCGGCGGGGTCAGGGCCGGCCAGCCATCAGATGCGTCAGCGCAATCATGGCCTGCACGAAACACCGTCCGCCACCGGCACCGAGGCCATGATCCTCCGACGATAACCGGGATGACGCAAGCGAAATACAACCGACCTTAAGGATCATACTCGCGTATGACGTGTGTCCGAATTTACGATGCGGAGCCGGACTGGACGGGCCGGTGCGGCAGCCGGATGGTGAACCGTACGCCGGGGCTGGTGTTTTCCACCGTCAGGGTGGCACCCAGCTGCTTGGACAGGGTGTGGACCAGGCGCATGCCCAGGCTGCGGCTGCGGCGCCAGTCGAAATCGGGCGGCAGCCCGACGCCGCGGTCGCCGACGATCAGGTGCAACGCGTCGCCGTCCGACCGCAGGGTCACGGCAATGACGTTGGCGCCATCACGGCCGCATCCGTCCGGGCGGCCGTCACCGCTACCGTCACCGCCGCCCGCCTCGGCGGACACCGGGGTCGCCAACGGCCGATAGGCATGCTTGATGGCGTTCATCACCAGCTCGTTGGCGAGCAGGCCCAGCGGAACGGCATGATCGGTCGGCACCTCCGCCGGCTCCACCGCCAGCTCCAGCCGCCAGCTGCCGCCTTCGGACCGGGCGGAACGCTCCAACTCCCGGCACAGCTCGGCCAGATAGTCGTGGAAGGGGATGAAATGCACGTCGTCGACACGGTAGAGCAACCGGTGGATGTCGGCGATGGCCTGAACGCGCCGCCCCGCCTCCAGCAGATGGTCGCTCAACCGCGGGTCGCCCACCGCCTGCCCCTGAAGCCCCAGCAGGCTGGACACCACCTGCAGGCTGTTCTTGATGCGGTGGTTGACCTCGCGCATCAACAGGTCCTTTTGCGCCAAGGCCGTATCGCGCTCGCCGATGGTGCGCTGGAGCGACGCGGTCCGCTCGGCCACCCGGCGCTCCAGCTCGCGCTGCACCTGCCGGGCGGCGCCGGCCTGCCGGAAGCCGAAGACCGACAGCGCCGCCAATGCCAGCGCCGCCGCAGCTCCCAGCCCGGCATAGGGCGCGATCAACCGGTGCCATGACGCCAGCACCGGGGCCACATCCAAACGGACGACCACATGCACCGGCCAGCTGTCGACCCGGCGATGGGTGACGATGACCGTGTCGTCGCGCGCCGCCCCGCCCTCCGGCTGCGCCCGGATGGCATGGCGGGTCAAGTCCGACAGCGGCACCGGATCGGCGGCATTGTCAGGCTCGCGCACCAGCACGTCGAGATCGCCGGACCGCAACAGGATGGTTGCCGGCCGATGGGGAACGTCCAACTCCTTGTAGAAGCCCGACAGATAGGAGGGGTCGATGGTGACCGAGGCCATGCCGCGGAAACGGCCGTCCGGTTCCGACAGCCGGCGGCTGAGCAGGAAGGTCGCCTTGTTGGTCACCCGGCCGATGATGCGCGGTCCGATATGGGGCTGCTCCACTGCACCGTCCATCCCCGCCGCCCGGCTGTGGAACAGGAAGGCCTCGCGGTCGGACGCATCGGAAAAGGGCGCCGGAAAAGCCAGCGTCGTCAGCCGCAGCAGCCCCGCCCCGTCGTTCAGCCAGATCGCGTCCAGGAAAGGCAGGCGGGCACGCTGGCCGTTCAGCTTGTCCCACAGCGCGTGTGACTGGGCGATCTCGTCCCATGGGCGTCCGGCGGTTTCCTGGGCGGCATATTCCACCAGAAGGTCGGCGGCGTCGAACAGTCGGGCCGCATGTTCCGCCAGCACCCGGACAGCGGCCTCGGCACGCTCCTGCGCCCCGTTCAGCGCCCGTTCGCGCGATTGCACGCCGACCACCACGGTGACCATCGCAAGGAACAGAAAGCCACAGGCTGCCAGCCAGCCGATGGCGGCCTCCAACCGCGGCTTGCGGAAGGGATGGACGATGTCCGCGGCCGGAGCCGGGCTCCCGGCGGGCTCATCGGATGACTGGGCAGGCGGCACCATGCAAACGACCGTTCCTTTTCC is a window encoding:
- a CDS encoding methyl-accepting chemotaxis protein; this translates as MVESLSGRRFAGTMVSALAIPAALLAASGTSALTGWAFWLAMVVGLAILAAGLLLGREKRSAPAESGLSAEEAMSLMAFEKSADPILVATMDGFCACNDAAIRFLRAGSRKDIIGIQPSALSPTTQPDGRSSQEAAVQYITKAVKDGFVRFDWYHRRLDGSLVPVEVTLVACQEGGKAYVITYWKDLSVLQEERQRSHKLAQEVSDLAGKSAAMAEGMRSTAVSLSNLSQQGGEKMEQATASANQVSADTQAVATATGQLAGSINEIAQRIGEAAAISNRAADETGRADTMVQGLAETASKIGTVVKLIQDIASQTNLLALNATIEAARAGEAGKGFAVVAGEVKNLANQTAKATEDITGQIALVQDQTRQTVEAIKNIGVVISQVREISSAIAAGTEQQGATTHDIAQRVRSVADGTRMVATHIDTVAAAAAKSGVMSAEVLASANSLSGTFDLLEGKVKEFAATDRR
- a CDS encoding SDR family NAD(P)-dependent oxidoreductase, translated to MNIQGLSAIVTGGASGMGAATARHLAGLGAKVTVLDVNEDAVLKTAHEIGGLGLVCDVTDGASAERAFDQARSAHGPARIAVNCAGIAPAQRIVGRDGPMPLENFRSVIEVNLIGSFNILRLAAADMAKLDPLDSGERGVIVNTASVAAYEGQIGQAAYAASKGGIVALTICAARDLARNGIRVMTVAPGLIGTPMLLNMPQEVQDSLAATVPFPKRFGKPEEYARLVQHILENEMLNGDVIRLDGAIRMAPQ
- a CDS encoding YkvA family protein; this translates as MTASVPTGTELTITDPERVAQDERLVRRSFWLKLRANLHRIPFLEDLLAAYFCATDPATPYRAKGILLAALAYFILPVDVVPDWLLIAGFTDDAAVLAAAIQTVRANLTPAHWARAKETLRAEASGSETELPG
- a CDS encoding DMT family transporter — protein: MTVSASSPVNAGPGLRAPANRLLLGAGFMLLSALLFGIGNSAVRWASTVMDPLEVVFFRNLFSLLWMLPWALTAGMPACRSVLAERRLVPYVTRALTSLCAMAGWFYAIAHIPLPTATSVSFAIPLFVTAGAALILGERVRLRRWAAVCAGFAGVVIVLRPGAAPVDLAFLALFVHCLAAAVTVLQMRMLSRRDNALVIVTFLGLLVTPMALVPALFVWTWPSWSMLGALALLGGVLTLGQLAMTKALSLAESSAMMPYDYARLPFTALVAWLAFGQTMDAWGWMGALVIAGSALYTMHRDAVDERKAASRATRTVAG
- a CDS encoding sensor histidine kinase, whose translation is MVPPAQSSDEPAGSPAPAADIVHPFRKPRLEAAIGWLAACGFLFLAMVTVVVGVQSRERALNGAQERAEAAVRVLAEHAARLFDAADLLVEYAAQETAGRPWDEIAQSHALWDKLNGQRARLPFLDAIWLNDGAGLLRLTTLAFPAPFSDASDREAFLFHSRAAGMDGAVEQPHIGPRIIGRVTNKATFLLSRRLSEPDGRFRGMASVTIDPSYLSGFYKELDVPHRPATILLRSGDLDVLVREPDNAADPVPLSDLTRHAIRAQPEGGAARDDTVIVTHRRVDSWPVHVVVRLDVAPVLASWHRLIAPYAGLGAAAALALAALSVFGFRQAGAARQVQRELERRVAERTASLQRTIGERDTALAQKDLLMREVNHRIKNSLQVVSSLLGLQGQAVGDPRLSDHLLEAGRRVQAIADIHRLLYRVDDVHFIPFHDYLAELCRELERSARSEGGSWRLELAVEPAEVPTDHAVPLGLLANELVMNAIKHAYRPLATPVSAEAGGGDGSGDGRPDGCGRDGANVIAVTLRSDGDALHLIVGDRGVGLPPDFDWRRSRSLGMRLVHTLSKQLGATLTVENTSPGVRFTIRLPHRPVQSGSAS